The sequence TATTGAGCAAACCCCTGATGGAATTATTGTCCGGTCTGTTTTTTCTCTAATAGGCTGGAATACCAATAAAGGCATCAACCGCTATAAACGCGCCAACTTTCTGATTCGCAGCCAGCCGGAAAACCGCCCGATGAGCGTTAAATTTATTCTTCAAACAATAGCCAGAGATTTTTATGGACCCGACTGCGATCCTTATCCGCTTCCTTTTTACGGCCAGCTTGATACTTTGCCGGTGGGATATGTGGATACCTATGATACCATTAACCGTTTCAAGACCCGTTCATGTTCGGTTATACGCGGGGTATTGCCGGATGAGAACCCGCTTAGGGCAACAACTTTTGCTATGTTAGGCCCGCCGGTATTATCGATAGCGGTTCCATTGTGGGTCGGTTCTGAGGGCGTGCCTGCCTTTTTGAATCATGGAATCGGCGCGCCATGGCTCGATATTATAGGCGAACGCTTAGAGGATTTATATCCGGTTGATGATGCCGAAACATGGATGAATACACACTGCCTGTTAGACAGCACAGGCGACGGTTCTTTCTCGTATATATTCAACCTTGAGGAATGGGCTATTGATCAAGCCGATAGCGCACTTGAATCATGGTTGGGACAGGAGCCTAAAGCTCACGAGATGCGTCAGGCGCAAAACGAAATCTGTCAGGTAGTATGGGATGGATTTCTGACAGAAAGCGATATTACTGCGAGAATTACTAACGACCATGCTAACTTGCCGGATGATATCACTTCTTATAATTATCCCAATCCATTTAACCAGAGTACAACAATCAGCATTTATCTAAGCGGCAGAATAAATGCCGGATACGCATCAGTAAGCATCTATAATATGCTCGGCGAAAAAGTGGCTCGGCTTGGGAATATTGAGCTAAGCGGCGGTCAGGGAACAGTTAATTGGAACGGCTGCGATGATTCAGGCGCCCTGGTATCAGCCGGCGTATATTTCTACCAGATTTCGGCGGGTAAAGCTGTTTACTCTGGCAAGATGCTGATGTTGAAATAATTGGGGCTAAATGACAATATGATGAATATGTCCATTTTTTCATGAAATTATAAGGTTATAGTTGACTTTCCCTTGCGTGATTTGTATCTTGATTGGTTTTAATAAGGAAAGCGAACCCGGAGGATTGTTAGATGAAAGAATACACTACTGATAAAATCCGAAATATCGGAATTGTAGGACACGGCAGTACTGGAAAGACCTCACTGGTTGAGGCGGCGCTCTATGTTGGAAAAGCTATAAGCAGGTTGGGAAATATTGATAGCGGTAATACTGTTTCGGATTATGCGATTGATGAAATTGACAGAAAAATATCGATTAACACAGCCTTAGCCCATTTTGACTGGAAAGACTGTAAAATTAATCTTATAGATATGCCAGGCTATGCCGATTTTTACGGCGAATTATATGGCGGTCTTAGAGCCGCTGATACGG comes from Candidatus Zixiibacteriota bacterium and encodes:
- a CDS encoding T9SS type A sorting domain-containing protein; its protein translation is MRFIEMRCLAIVFFSFILLIIQDTTGLSRPDIPGCNLTINNSVGDNECTILVISGRATIDNRPIIWKNRDVTNPDQKYYYIPACYASNETTYAYLGNFYAGDLSRCFMGINEKGFGIINANCYNLSDVLSDGIDDGDLMRIALQTCRNVDEWEELLAQTNLVGRKDAWMFGVLDASGNAKLYECTNFSYYTYNANDIEQTPDGIIVRSVFSLIGWNTNKGINRYKRANFLIRSQPENRPMSVKFILQTIARDFYGPDCDPYPLPFYGQLDTLPVGYVDTYDTINRFKTRSCSVIRGVLPDENPLRATTFAMLGPPVLSIAVPLWVGSEGVPAFLNHGIGAPWLDIIGERLEDLYPVDDAETWMNTHCLLDSTGDGSFSYIFNLEEWAIDQADSALESWLGQEPKAHEMRQAQNEICQVVWDGFLTESDITARITNDHANLPDDITSYNYPNPFNQSTTISIYLSGRINAGYASVSIYNMLGEKVARLGNIELSGGQGTVNWNGCDDSGALVSAGVYFYQISAGKAVYSGKMLMLK